In Serratia sp. FDAARGOS_506, a genomic segment contains:
- a CDS encoding DUF2500 domain-containing protein, protein MSKPPLFFVAVIALIAVLATQRYFKQRQQEAENDRAPMRSLQVTVSDKRSFPVAKTRAPQREPLVNEPMYYEVVFSPVQGGEDITLRLKQWQYNPIEKGAQGTLNMQGTRFVSFTVQP, encoded by the coding sequence ATGAGCAAGCCACCGTTATTTTTTGTCGCCGTGATTGCGCTGATCGCTGTGTTGGCCACGCAACGCTACTTCAAACAGCGCCAGCAGGAAGCGGAAAACGATCGCGCCCCGATGCGTAGTCTGCAGGTGACGGTGAGCGACAAGCGGAGCTTCCCGGTCGCCAAGACCCGCGCGCCGCAGCGCGAACCGCTGGTCAATGAGCCGATGTATTACGAGGTAGTGTTTAGCCCGGTACAGGGCGGTGAAGACATCACGCTGCGGCTGAAACAGTGGCAATACAACCCGATAGAAAAAGGCGCGCAGGGCACGTTGAACATGCAGGGCACGCGCTTCGTCTCTTTCACCGTTCAGCCGTAG
- the rsmD gene encoding 16S rRNA (guanine(966)-N(2))-methyltransferase — protein MTRLSPRAAAKKPPQAAAGQIRIIGGQWRGRKLPVPNSPGLRPTTDRVRETLFNWLAPVIQGARCLDCFSGSGALGLEALSRYAGSATLLEFERPVAQQLEKNLALLQGKGVVINTNALSWLAGEGQPFDVVFLDPPFRKGLLAETALLLEQRGWLADEAWIYVEAEAESAAADVPASWQLHREKVAGQVAYRLYIRSQEKTDHAD, from the coding sequence ATGACAAGACTCTCGCCACGGGCGGCGGCCAAAAAACCGCCCCAGGCCGCAGCCGGACAGATCCGCATCATCGGCGGCCAATGGCGCGGTCGCAAGCTTCCGGTGCCGAACAGCCCGGGGCTGCGCCCCACCACCGATCGGGTGCGCGAAACCCTGTTCAACTGGCTGGCGCCGGTGATTCAGGGCGCGCGCTGTCTGGACTGTTTCTCCGGCAGCGGCGCATTAGGGCTGGAAGCGCTGTCGCGCTACGCCGGCAGCGCCACGCTGCTGGAATTCGAACGGCCGGTGGCGCAGCAGCTGGAAAAAAATCTGGCGCTGCTGCAGGGCAAAGGGGTGGTTATCAACACCAACGCGCTGAGCTGGCTGGCGGGCGAGGGCCAACCGTTTGACGTGGTGTTTCTCGATCCGCCTTTTCGCAAAGGCCTGCTGGCGGAGACCGCCTTGTTGCTGGAGCAGCGAGGCTGGCTGGCCGACGAGGCCTGGATCTATGTAGAAGCCGAGGCGGAAAGCGCCGCGGCGGACGTGCCTGCCAGTTGGCAGCTGCACCGGGAGAAGGTCGCCGGCCAGGTGGCTTATCGCCTTTATATTCGTTCGCAAGAGAAAACCGACCATGCTGATTAA
- a CDS encoding DUF1145 family protein — MLINLGRLLMLCVWGFLLSNLFHPFPKPLKYFIDVALFFMVVMHGLQLVLLKSTQPKDQPISYWQEAKIFIFGVFELLAWQKKQPPIKKK; from the coding sequence ATGCTGATTAATCTGGGCCGCCTGCTGATGCTGTGCGTGTGGGGCTTCCTGCTCTCTAACCTGTTCCATCCGTTTCCCAAGCCGCTGAAGTATTTCATCGACGTTGCGCTGTTCTTCATGGTGGTGATGCACGGCCTGCAGCTGGTGCTGTTGAAATCCACCCAGCCGAAGGATCAGCCGATCAGCTACTGGCAAGAAGCCAAGATCTTTATCTTTGGCGTGTTCGAGCTGCTGGCCTGGCAGAAGAAGCAGCCGCCCATCAAGAAGAAGTAA